Within the Candidatus Saccharibacteria bacterium oral taxon 488 genome, the region AGCTGTCATATGCCAATTTCAACAGTTCGTGATTTGGCACTTCAACAGCAAAAATGTCTTTAGGAAGTTTGGTTGATTCAGCCATTACTTGTTACCTCCTAAAATGATCAGCCCTTTTCGTGGCCCAGGCACAGCGCCCTTCACCCCGATCAGATTGGTCTCTGGATCAACATATGCCACTTCCAGGTTCTTGACCGTAACACGCTCGTGACCCATGTGGCCAGCCATCGTCTTACCCTTGAACACTTTTTGTGGATACATCGAGCCAATTGAACCTGGCTTACGAGTATTACCTTTACCACCGTGCGTCTTGCGGTGACGCTTAAAGTTGTGGCGTTTAATGGTTCCAGCGAAACCTTTACCTTTGCTGGTTCCGGTCGCATCGACAGAATCGCCGACTTCGAACGCGGAAACGTTGATTTCATCGCCAACTTTGAGTCCCTCAGGGATCTCGTCGACGCGGAATTCCCGAATGTGCTTCGGGGTCACTTGGGCTGGCTTCACGTGTCCAGCCACGGCCTTGCTCAGGTTCTTACCCTCTCCATAAGCGACCTGTACCGCATTGTAACCGTCGGTCTCGACAGTCTTCACCTGAGTCACGGTGACAGGGCCGGCTTGGATCAGCGTCACCGGAATGGCTTTGCCGTCTTCAGCCAAGAGCTGGGTCATACCAAGTTTGGTACCGAGAAGTGTTTTCACTTTTCCTCACTCCCACTTAAATACTCCTGATGACGTGCGGTTTCTGGGTTCTGAGTGAGGCGTTTGTGACAAGCACCCTACTATAGCCAGACCTGCTCATTCATCAAGGAGAACAGTTGATATTACGCGTAATAGAAATTACTTCGTGATTGTAACACACATTGGCCTGTGGCGTCAACAGTAGTAGGATGTGGGTCTAGGCTATTGACACGACGTTGATTACCTGCTATAATTTGGCAGTTTGAATAAAGTAGCGAAAGGAGCAAAGCATGGCTACGATATCAGAAGCTAAAGCTTGGCCAGATTATGACAAGGTCACAAGAAATCCAGAAACCGATGAAGACAGGAGAAAGTTCTTTGAGTGGTTCGGGCAACTAACATATAGAAAAGTTGAAGATGGTGAACTATCATATGAGGATCTAGAGAGACTACACCCAACTATACAACAAGCTGTAGAGATTGCCCTTAATTTGTACATGGAATCGCAGCAGGAGGCAGCACGAGAAGCTGCCGAGACA harbors:
- a CDS encoding 50S ribosomal protein L3, which translates into the protein MKTLLGTKLGMTQLLAEDGKAIPVTLIQAGPVTVTQVKTVETDGYNAVQVAYGEGKNLSKAVAGHVKPAQVTPKHIREFRVDEIPEGLKVGDEINVSAFEVGDSVDATGTSKGKGFAGTIKRHNFKRHRKTHGGKGNTRKPGSIGSMYPQKVFKGKTMAGHMGHERVTVKNLEVAYVDPETNLIGVKGAVPGPRKGLIILGGNK